A window of Thermodesulfobacteriota bacterium genomic DNA:
ATCATCTTCTGGATGTAACTGCTGAGGGTCGGGATGCGGACAATGGAGAAGTCATATTTCAGGCAAATTGTGCCGTATGCCACGGCGCAAATGGTGGAGGCGGAATAGGACCGGCTCTTAATACTATAGAATTCGGACGTGTATCCGATGCAGAGCTTGATGCAGACATAGCGGATGTTGCGCACCCTGGAGCAGGGGCGTATGTTGCACTTAGCGATGCTGACCAGGCTGATTTGAGGCTACGTGTCTTTGGCTTCTGGGGTACTCAGGGCTATTTCTTACAGTTGCCAGACGGCAGTAATGCGGATATCACAACTCTGAGCGACCTTGATTACACACAATCTGGTATAGACAGTCTTACGAATATTACCGAACCTCAGCAAGAGGATCCTCCTGGCGGGGAGTTAAACAAATACAAATTCCAGCAGGATGGGTACTGCTTAGTAATAACTCGCGATCTTGATACCACCCACGATGACGATGTGCTGTTCGAACCGGGCCAATCGTACCCATTTGGAGTTGCTCTTATGGATAATGATGGTATAAACCATATCGGCAACACCTTGCTAACGCTCGAGTTCCTACTTCCGTAACGGATTGTATCCTGTCGTAAGTAAAAAAAGAGGAGAAGAGTTCTTATTGAAGAGCTCTTTTCATCTCCCAGAATTTAGTCTCATAGGATTTCTTAATCTGCAATTAGTCTTTGTAAGAATAAAAGGCACAATACGTGTCCTATTTTGAAATCTAACTACCCTTGTGGATCTTGAAGTATCCGGAAATATAAAGAGTGTGTTGGTTGCGTGGGTCTACAAAAAAAACAATAAAACGCTATGAGTAAGAACTAAAATTGCCTCTTGACTAGTAACATGGGTTATAATATAAATAACTAATAGAATATAATGAGATAGAATACCTCAGGAGGGATGGAGACTATGAATAAATTCCTCTCGTGTGTTGTCTGGCTTAGCCTGATCGTTTTGCCGTTATTTCCCTTAGCTTTTATAGGATGTGAAGAAGGTGGAGGTGAAGGAGGAGGAGGAGGAGGAGTACTACCTCCCCCAAAGATTACTGAAAATAAGTTAAACGTGGAAATTCTCGATGCGTCTATACCCCCCGACAGAAAGCCCGTGGTAACCATTAGGCTTACGGATGATAGGGGAAATCCACTGGGCAGCGACGGTGTGAGAATACGCCTGGTTATCGCCAGGATTGAAAAGGGTGAACGACAATATACGAGCTACATAACCAATCAGGATGATCAACCTTCTTCTGAAAACTCTGCGGATGGAACCTTGCAAGATGAGGGTAACGGAGTTTTTGGCTACACTTTTAATTTCGTTCTGCCTGAGGACTTTGATAGGGATGTAACTCATACTGTGGGTATTTATGCGGACAGAGAAGCCGATGATAGTAAGACATATGTCTCAAATGCTACCTTCGACTTCGTTCCTTCAGGGGGGAATGTAACAACTGTCCGTGATGTAGTAAGGGTTGAGAATTGTAATAACTGCCACGATCCCTTAAGATTGCACGGCGGCTTTAGAAGGGATACAAGGCTATGCGTTCTCTGTCATACCCCTCAGAACACCGATCCTGACACGGGTAACACTGTAGATTTTAAGGTCCTGATTCATAAGATTCACAGGGGGGCAGAACTTCCA
This region includes:
- a CDS encoding OmcA/MtrC family decaheme c-type cytochrome, whose amino-acid sequence is MNKFLSCVVWLSLIVLPLFPLAFIGCEEGGGEGGGGGGVLPPPKITENKLNVEILDASIPPDRKPVVTIRLTDDRGNPLGSDGVRIRLVIARIEKGERQYTSYITNQDDQPSSENSADGTLQDEGNGVFGYTFNFVLPEDFDRDVTHTVGIYADREADDSKTYVSNATFDFVPSGGNVTTVRDVVRVENCNNCHDPLRLHGGFRRDTRLCVLCHTPQNTDPDTGNTVDFKVLIHKIHRGAELPSVEAGTPYQIIGFNNSVNDYSTVEFPQEIRNCTKCHTGGTQSDNFKTEPSRAACGSCHDDVNFESGENHGGGIQLSD